The Aedes albopictus strain Foshan chromosome 1, AalbF5, whole genome shotgun sequence genomic interval attttatacaattcacaGGCCCTTATGAATTGTgcgattatttttttcatgtttatCCACGTATACCATTCTCGAAGTTTTCTGTACAGTCGGTGCTGTCCAATATGTCCTCCAAGTGGTGTTTCATGGTTTTCCTTTAGAATTCTTTGTATTTCGCAAGGATCACTAATGAACTTTGCTGgcttaaaaatcaaaattttgatatttttaagtATTTTATTTCATAATTGTTTAAGTATTCCGGCCGGAATCAATGTGAATATTTCGTCATCATAAGGTAGCGCTATTATTCCAATTTTCATTTTCTTCATATCATTGTCAAGTTTTGAAAAAGCAAACTCTAGTGTTTGATTTCCATTATGTAATTGCATTTCGAACTCGTACACGAGTGTAGTACGTTCTGTGCAATGCGTCCCATAGTATATCGTGAATTTAATATTATTGTTGTATGTTTTAACTCTAAGCTTAGGTAAGTATTTCGTTTTGGTCTGGTTTTCGATTTCATACATAGCGAGGTGATCAGTCTCACTAGTACTTCCATCATGGATGTTTAtactattttgtttatttttacgcgTCATGGCTCTTGTGTTGACCATGAGCACGGAAAGTCGTTTTAATTCATCAGATGTGGTTATGATGCGCGATAGAGCATCAGCACCCACATTTGATTTTCCTTTTATATACTCAATTGTAAAATCATAATCTGCTAGATCCAGTCTCATTCTAGTTAATTTTGACGTCGGGTTTTTCATTCCGAACAGAAAAGCTAGAGGTCTGTGATCCGTTTTAACTataaatttcttaccatatagATATGCTTTGAAGTGATTAATCGCCCAATGAATGGCTGTTAACTCTTTTAAAATAACGGCTTTATTCTTTTCGCCTTTGGTGAATGTTTTACTGGCAAATGCTATTGGAAGGTCATTGCCATTTGTATTCTGAGATAGCACCGCTCCACATCCAACGTCGGACGCGTCGGTGGTGAGGATAAAAGTCTTTGAAAAATCGGGAAATTGTAAAATTGTTGGTGACATCAGTTACCTTCTAAGCGTTTGAAATGCTTGTTGGCACTGATCTGACCATatgaattgaacatttttcttcaataattgGTTTAGAGGATATGCAATAAGTGCGAAGTTTGGTACAAATTTGCGATAGTAGTTACAAAATGCTACGAATCGTCTTACGTCATCATTATTTTTTGGTAAAGGATAATTCAATATTGTTTCATATTTCGAGCTGTCTGGCAAAATACCTCTATTGGTTATTTTGTGACCTAAATACGTTACCTCAGtactaaaaaatttacattttttcgcgTTTAATTTTAAATTGTATTTTCGTAATCTGCCAAATACTGTTGATAAATTTGTTAAATGGTGTCGGACCGAACATCCTACCACAATAATATCACATTCGAGTTCGGGATATAATAGCTCGTCAAGACGCGCGAATAATCCTCATCGATTGAGCAATCTTCTGTTGTAATAACACTATTAAAAAACCACCAACGGTGGTTAATCAGTTAGTGGAGTGCAATAGATTACATAAACAGTGAAGTTTACGGATAATTTGATGTGAAACTAGTGAATTTATCACAAAACAGTTAGTGGCTATATCACGCGGTGCTGCTGTTGTGTATAAACACATCCACACACTCGTCGTTTTCAAATTGAATACACAGTGCAGTATCCCGAGTGCTAGGTAGTGTCTTAGAAGAGGCAAAAAACGTTTCAGTGATAAATACGCCGAAGATTAAATTGTGCTGAATACTGCCGGGTAAATGTCCGGTAGGTCTCCTGGCCCCCCTGGGGGCTCAGAGAGGACAATATGCCGCAGCAACGTACCAGAATGGATGCTTGGTCCGGATGATTTAGGCCAAGTGATTGTACTAGTCTTGCGACGTAAACTGGATGACAAAGTGCCTGGTGATCAACAACAAGAAAATGCTGCCTTACCGGACTCCATCATTGTGGGTGCTTCCATAGAGCTCATGGTTGGTGTGAAGGAAGCCAGAACCATAAGCGCTTCTCGCGAAGGTCGCGGTACACGCTACATTCTTCGCACTAGCTCCAAAAGTATTCTCGAGAAGCTCACCAAAATCACGAAACTGACAGACGGCACTGAGGTTGAAATCGTCCATCATCCTACGCTCAACACCGTTCAAGGAATAGTGTATGATACGGACACCATCAACAAAGACGAGAATCTGATTCTGGACTACCTCAAACCCCAGGGTGTTCATGCAGTAAGGAGAATCAGGAAACGAGTAAACGGCGCTTTTAAGAATACTCCACTATTGGTTCTGTCCTTCCATGGCACCACTGTGCCGGATATTGTCTACTTTGGACTACTGCGTAAAGAAGTCAGGGTTTACTACCCTTCGCCCATGATCTGCTACAACTGTGGATACTACGGACACTCTAAGAAAATCTGCCAGCAGCCCAGCATCTGCCTGCGATGTGCCGTCCAACATGATGTTCCCGATGGCGAACATTGTGTCAATCCGCCAAACTGCCTTCACTGCAAGACTGGACATCAAACGACTTCGCGAGACTGCCCTAAATACCAAGAGGAGGAGAAAATTGTTCGTTTGAAAGTCGACAAAAGCATTTCAATTACCGAAGCAAGACGCCTGTACGCAGAAGAAAATAAACGGGAAACTTTTGCAACAGTTGTACAAGAACAAATCCAACAACAACTGACTGCCAAAGATCTCCTAATAGCTACATTGCAGCAACAAGTAGCTACACTAACAAAAGAGCTCGCCGCTTTGAAAGAAGCACTGAAATCATTCTCCCACAGTCAACCACCATCACCACACCATCAACAGAATACTACCACTACCCAGAAACCATCTTCTAAAGCTTCTTCAAGTACACATGTGCAGCAAATTCAACCACCACAAACCGAGCGGCTATCTAGGAAGGACCAATCAGGTATCCCGCCGCAGCAAGAGCAACGAGAAAACCGCAAAAACAACAGACAGCAGTGCACTATCATGACTCGTAGTAGAAGCAATAAACGGCACATGGAATTCTCACCTACAGAAATAGCGCACCACCAGGGCAAACGAACGCCAGCACCGTCGAACAAAACCAGTACATCCATCGACGCAGAATCAAATAATGGACCAGGAACCTCATAAACCAGCATTCTGTCCCACCTACAATAACGACCCTGCACTGAAAATGGACACGAGAACGGACGAACGATCTTCACCCCaaatttttggtatttttgaCAATCGCAAGGACATGGACCACGACTCAGGACTACGAATGACGAATACGAACAATACCAATGGAAAGCTTTACCCCAGTCGTCCCCCTTTGACAGCagctgaatatgataaaatacacAACCTCATCAGCATTCCGTCGACAAGCAAAATCACTCCAGTTTCTCCATACgattcgccaagcgcgaggcctcccacgtcgaccctgaccagggatgtcCCGGATTTTTCCgatgagcctctggcggcagtcggCGTGGGCAGCCCACTGTATCGGGCAAGTACCTTCTCACGTTTTTCATTACAAAAACAGCGAAATACCTCCAATCCTTTCGCCATCTCAGGTCAATATAGAATCGACAAAACTGCGCCCCGTGGCGTAATTCGACGAGGGGAGGGAGAGCGTGTAGTAACCTCCCCCCTCCCTAATCCGGGAGTGGATGTCTGGGGGGAAAGAGATGAGGTCAGTCACCAGTGCCTTGCATCCTttacttcctcctggaatccggttgAAATGGACTTCTCTCACAAAGCTTCCATACCAACTTCAACTCCAGCAACCAACGTGATCAACGCTCCACCCCATACTGATTCCCCAAGCGCGAGGCCTCCCACGTCAaccctgaccagggatgttcCGGAGTCTTCCGACGAGCCCCTGGCGGCAGTTGACGTGGGCTGCCCGCAACCACGGGCAAGTACCAAATCTTATAACTATTGCATAGAACCATACTCTGCCACATTCTTCCACTCCAACACAGCCTCCAGTACTATGCCTAACGTAATCACCAGTAATCTACCCTCGTGGAGCACGCAAAATACGCCCAGATCAACCGCATCCATCAGTTCACCAATAACCGAAGCCCGTTGGAGAGCACATGGATCCAATCAACTGCACGATGCTGCTTTATTACACCGGAAAAGTCCATTAACACCTGCATGTTTtgattcgccaagcgcgaggcctcccacgtcgaccctgaccagggatgtcCCGGATTTCTTCgatgagcctctggcggcagtTGACGTGGGTTGCCCACATCCACGGGCAAGTACCATAAATCTTCATCAATGTCAAGAAATATCCTCTGCCACATTCTCCTACTCAACCACAGCTCCCAGTACCGTGCCACACTCGACAGGAACCACCAGCAGTGATCAGCCCTGCTGCCTACCTCGGAGCACGCAGGAGGCGCTGAACTCAACCCCCAACATTAGATCGCCTGCAAATCCGGATAGGGTGATAAATACGACGTTTGACACCCCAGCATCGCGTTCACCTTCACAATCTTCTTCCGATTCTGAGCCGTGTCCCACCAGAACGAAGAACATCGCGGCCTCTTTTGCAATCCAGTGGAACATTAGTGGTCTCCGCTCTCATCTAGATGAATTGCAGCTTCTGATTGCAAAGTACCAGCCAACCCTGATTTGTCTGCAAGAAACAAATGCTGATAACGACAGAGTTGGACAAAATTTTATTGGGAAACAATATGAACTGTTGCTAAGTCACTGCTCTACGCATGGTAGACAAGGGGCGGGAATGGCGATAAAAACAGGAACCCCTTTTCAGCAAATCCATTTTCAAACTAATATTCAAGCCATTGCCATCAAACTGCTTGCGCCGATAACGATAACAATCGCATCGGTCTATCTCTCGCCGAAAGAGAAAAATGCGGCCAAACTAttagaagaattcctcaaagagctcCCAAAACCGGTCCTGATATTAGGTGACCTGAATGCGCACCACTCGGCCTGGGGAAGTAGGACTTCTGTTACAGCATCTGAACCGAAAAAAAGGGGTGAAGCCATCCTGGACTTGGTAGTTCAACATGACATGGTTGTTCTCAACAACGGCACTCACACACGTATCGACCCATCTAACGGGACCTCTCAAGCTCTTGATGTCTCTATTAGCTCAATGTCTCACGCAGCCAAATTCAACTGGAAAGTCCTTCTAGATTACTCCAGTAGCGATCACCTGCCAATTTTGATTGACACACATAGCACTACGAGTAAGCCAAAGCATCGACCGAAATGGATTTTTGAGAAGGCCAACTGGGAGCTGTATGAGCAAACCACTCTGAATAGTCTAGACTCCTCGTCTCCCCTCACGGTGGAGGAATTTACCAGCAGAATAATTTCGGCAGCAGATACTAGTATTCCGAAAACCACCGGGAATATTGGACAGAAATGTGTTCCATGGTGGAATGAAGAAGTTAAGGTAGCAATCAAAACAAGACGGAAATGTCTACGAGCGCTTCGCCGCCTAAAAGACAACGACCCCCAGAAAATAGTTGCACTCAAGCAGTTTCAGGAGGCCCGATCAATCTGCCGCAACACCATCAACGATGCAAAACAAAAAAGCtgggagaaattcgtagaaaGCATCAACCCGAACACTCCGACATCTCTTGTTTGGAGTAACATCAACAGGCTTCAGGGGAAAAGAGGAGGCAACACGATAACGCTGAGCTTACCAACAGGACATACTAACGACGGAGAGACGGTTGCGAATGCTCTGGCCGACGAATATCAACTGAAATCGTCTGATGAAAACTACACCGAAGAATTCAGGCGAAAACACAAAGGAGATAATTGTGAAGCATTCAAGAATCAGCGCCCAAACCTTCACAAACAATATAATACGGATTTTTCGTTAGACGAACTCATTTGGGCACTTGATCGACGTGGTGGGAACTCTACCGGAGCAGACAACGTCAGCTACACTCTTTTGCAGCGTCTCCCTCTCTCTGCGAAACTCACCCTTTTGAACCTATTCAACGAAGTATGGGATAGTGGTATATTTCCAGCGCAGTGGAAAGTGGGAACTATAATCCCTATTCCGAAACCAGACGCAGATCGCAGCAGACCTGAAGGATATCGACCAATTACGCTTCTCAGCTGCCTTGGCAAACTTTTCGAGAGAATGGTCAACCGCAGGCTTATCACCGAACTGGAGAACATGGGTAAACTAGATGCACGTCAACATGCTTTCCGAGCTGGAAAGGGTGTCGACTCTCACTTGGCAAGTCTAGAATCTCTCATCAGCCTCGATGCAGATGAACATGCTGAAATCGTATCTCTCGATGTTTCGAAAGCTTACGATACGACTTATAGACCTGCAATCCTGCGCACTTTATCCAAATGGCGCTTCTCTGGGAGATTAATGAATATTGTCGCCAGTTTTCTCTGCGACAGATATTTTCAAGTAGCTGCAAATGGTTCTCTGTCTTCATTCAGAAAGGCAAACAACGGAGTGCCCCAAGGATCAATTCTCTCCGTAACACTCTTTCTTGTGGCCATGCAACCCATTTTCGAGGTAATCCCAGCTGGTGTAGAAATACTCCTCTATGCGGACGATGTTTTACTGATCGTGAAGGGGAAAAAACATGGCGAGCTCCGTAAGGTCCTAAGAAAGGCAGTTGGGGCAGCGGTTGGATGGGCTGCAGAAGTAGGGTTTGCGGTAGCCCCCAGTAAATCCAAGTTGCTACATGTTTGTTCTACACGCCATCGCAAACGTGGCCGTGCAATCAAAATTGACAATGTACCAATCCCGATGGTACGCAGcctaaaaattttgggaattgtaATCGACTCCAAGCTTAATTTCAAAAAACACTTTTCGTATATCAAGGAAAGTTGTCGAAAGCGGACTCAAATCTTAAAGATACTCGGACGTCGACTGAAGCGAAGTAACAGAACTACTCTTTTGAAAATCGGGTCTGCTTTGGTGTTATCAAAGCTTTTTTTCGGGATTGGTATAACGAGCATCAACATCACGGAAATGGAAAAAACTCTAGGCCCTACCTATAACGATATAATACGACAAGCAACGGGTGCATTTGCAACTAGCCCAATAATCTCAATTATGGCCGAAGCAGGATGCCTCCCTTTTCACTTTGCTATAATCCAACGCTTAGCTCAACTAGCAGTTCGGTACCTGGAAAAAAAGGAGAATATCAACGAAGTTCCTATGCCCCAAAGAGCAAGAAGTCTGTTGATGGATACGACTGGATGGTCTTTACCTAGCGTCTGTAAGACCTTAAGAAGTACAGACAGAGCATGGTACGCAGCATCTCCAGAAATTGATAACCGTTTGCGACGTAGTATTAGAGCCGGTGCAAACCAAAGTATTGTACAGGCaaatttcaaggaattcatcACCAACCATTACGGCACCCATGAGAAACTGTATACGGATGGATCTAAAGATAACGGAAAAGTTGGCGCTGGAATCGTCTCGTGCAGTAGTAACCTCAGTTTTTGCCTTCCGGACCCATGTAGCGTATTCTCGGCCGAAGCGTTTGCACTCAAAACAGCTGTATCAAATCTACAAGGAAATAACGCAATTATTTTAACCGACTCCGCAAGCTGTATCGACGCCCTGAGCGGAGGAAAATCCAGACATCCATGGATTCAATCAATTGAAAATATGGTAGACGGTCAACCCATCACATTTAGTTGGATCCCAGGTCACTCAGGCATAGCAGGCAACGAGAAAGCGGATGAGCTAGCTAAACAAGGAAGATCCCAACCGCTGCTGGATGTGTCCATACCTGCTCAAGACGTTATCCGTACGATGAAgagcaaaatttgggaaaaatgggAACTACAGTGGCATCGAAGTACAGTACACCTACGACAGATCAAGACAACGCCCACCAAATACCCAGACCGGAAATCCTCCGCCGAACAGAGAGTTCTATCACGATTGCGTATAGGGCACACCCGAGTTACACATGCATATTTGATGACCAATAATCCGCCGCCAATGTGCAATTACTGTGGAGTGCAGGTAACAGTACATCACATGCTAACCGAATGCAGAGGACTAGAACAAATTAGGAAGAGTTGCGGTATAAGTGGATCGCTATATGAAATATTAGGATACACTGCAGAAAAAGAAGAAGCAATAGTTAAATTCTTGATAGATTGTAACCTTTTCAATGCAATTTagtatttttgttttgcttgtagtatttaaatttaattaatatGACACGAATGCCTCCTAAAGGTAAAGTGTcgctaataaataataataataataataataacaataatatcaTCTATGTAGACGAAAGCCATTTCAGGTGTTAAACCTGCCATTGCTATCGTCATCATTCTTTGAAAGCTGTTCGGGCTTATATTAAGACCGAATGGCAATCTTGTAAATTGGAAATGTCCTGATTGTGTTGAAAAGGAAGTgaattttcgtgatttttcatccaagggtatttggtgaaatccTGACATCAAGTCAAGAGTACTGAAAAATTTTGCTCTACCAAGTTGATCAAGTATATCATCAATTCTTGGTAGCGGGAATTAATCTGCTAATACTTTCTTGTTTAGTTGTCGAAAATCGACAACTAAACGCCattttttggaattgttttcGGCCTTTTTGGGCACTAGCAAAATTGGATTATTGTATGGTGAAACAGATGGTTCAATTATATTTTCATTAAGCATTTTGTTCACCTGATTTTGAATTTCATCACTTTGCGCTTGTATGGTCTTGTAATTTGGTATGTAAACAGGAACATTATCATTCAAATTTATATTTTGAGTATAAAAATTATTTCTAGAAAGTGGTTCGTTCGGCAGACAAAATACATCTGCGTATTCGTCAATTAATTTATAAAAGTCATTCTTAGCGTAATCTGGTATATTTGTTACGTCTATTTCATTAATTATTTCATTTAAGCGTCTCTTATCATTAACACTGCTTATATTTGTTTTAACAATGTGATACATATGTAGTGGTTCCATAATTGGTTTGAAATTATTTATGTACACAGGTTTGTTCgttgtatttataaattttatacAAGGATTTTTCGGAGAGATAATGGTGTTTCCACAGAATATTCCAggttggatttcttcagagtaaACAACCATGTCTTCCATTATATTtaattttgagatattttttattatttcacaCCTACTGGGTAAAATGAAACCGTTATCAATATTATCTTCTATAGGAACTTCAATCATATGGTTTTcgaaaataaatttcaatagccATTGATCGTAGTCAATTACACATCTATATTTACAAAAGAAATCCCGTCCCAATATACCGTCGGTTGGGATTGGAAAATCATTATTTACAATTTGGAAATTATGTTTCAGTTTGAGACCATTCTCAAATTTTAAGATGGTCTCGGTTTCGGCGATGGTTTCTGTCACACCATCTGTAATGCCTGTTATTTTAAATCGTTTATTTGGATTGATTGGTTGATAATATTGTATTTTATCTTGTTTGAAAATTGATATATCTGAACCCGAATCTATTATGAAAGAACATTTGGTGCTGGTCATGTTTACATGTAATTTGATAAAGTTTGTTGCACCTAAGTTCATTGCATAAATTGAGGTAGGTTCGTATTCCCCCCTAAAAAATGTGAACCATTCACATTCATTGGTTGCATAGTACGTGCTGTTGGATGGTTCATGTTTCCACTGGACGAGCCAGTTAGGTTTAGTTGATTCATCATATTTTGAACTTGGGGAGCAGACTGCATGTCAGCGAAGGCGTTAATATGCGGAGCACTGGGTAACTGTGTCGCTGCCCCTGTGTAAACTCTACTAAAATGTGGATTGTTTTGGTTTGACATACGAGCAGGGTTTCCTCTTTGCTGCCTGTAGTTGTTGTAGTTGTTGTTGTAGCGTTGGTTTTGTGGACGATagttgttattattttggaaGCCTCGCGTGCCGTTGTTGAAAGACTGGCGGCCCCTTGTGTTGCGGGTATTAAAATTACCACGCTGGTGATTGCTGTATGAGCCAAATCGAGAGTTGTGTCGCGGCGTTTGATTGAATTGCCTATTATATTGGCTTGTTGAATTGGTAAATAGTACCTGGGCATTCTGTGTATCATTATTCTCGTTAACTTTAAGGATTGCATCCTTAATGTTTGAGAAGTTTCCAGCTTTTAATATTATCTTAGTCTCATGGGAAGAGACTCCATCAATGAGAGATTCTAACCCAATTCTAGTGGCCATTGAATTTGCAACGTTTTCTGGAACTTGCTGTTCCATGTAAAGACTTTTTAGCTGTAATGTGAGATTTTCGATCTCATCACAAAATTCAGCCGTTGACTTTTTCTTCACTTGTTTTAATTTCGCTATTATCGATTCCGGTTTGATTTGGCCTTTGCAACGTGTTTTCAAATCGTTTGCAATGCCTGCCAAGTCGGCTAAGTTATTTGGAAGACCCAGTCTTGCCTTTTTGGTCAATCTTGTTTTGACAAATTTTACAGCTGTCAATGTATTTTCTTCTGCTGTTAATTCTGCAAGCAGGTTGATCGCATCAATAAATGCATCTAAATCCTCAGGCGTACCATCATACATCGGTACGATGGCTGTCGCCTGTTTCATATCAAATAgagccatttttatatttttagttgAGTTTAAAGTAGATTTATTTGTTTTCAAAGTATGTTCATATGCGGTGGTAGTTTTTGCTATACCACCCAATGAATGAGTCTTCTTATTCACCGTAGTATGTAAGTTGGATAATTCAAGCTTGTGTTTAATTAGCTTTTGAATTTCAAAATGCCAAAATCTTGAATTTTTTACAATAACGTTAAATTCAGTATCTTCTATATGATGAAgattttcttgtaaataaattTCTATATCATTTTTCAATTTGTGGTTAAGTTTTTCTTTATCTCGCAATAAATCAGTAGTAAGCCTAGTATTTATTGCCTTTTTAAAATATTTATACAATCGGTGCAATTGTTCATACgattgcatttcatttttttgatTTCTTTAAATTTGCGTTTACCGCTACTGATTTATCATTCAGTGGTAACCACGTAATTGGATCATCCCCAGGCAATTCTTTTACACGCTTAATTACTTCTTCCCACGTTTTCGGTTGGCTGGTTTTGTCAAATGGCGCAAACGCCGGGATATTAGATTTTCCGTTTTTTATTTCGTTCAATAAAGACATAAATTCTGtctgtaaatgtttttttttttatatataatcAAATAGCAATCAAAAGCAAACTCATTCAAATAACAATCACAAATAGAAACTCTGAATAGAATAGCAAACTCTTTTACATTTCATATTTTATAATAGCAATTAAAAATATCAACATTGTATAGAATGGCAATACTCATTTACTTTCCATATATTCAAATAGCAATAAAAATATTTTACCGACTCACCCATTAATCGCGTTCTTCCGATTTGTCCACTGCTTCTGCTGCCCGTGTGTAGACAGTCATTCACTTTCTCGGCTCTCGGTGCATCGCTTACCGCCCGTGTAAAGGCAGTTATTCAATTTTCTCGGCTCTCGTTGCATCGCCTGCCGTCCGTCTGGTGGCAGTTGTTCAAATTTTCTCTGCTCTTGTTTGATTTCTTCATTAACActgtttaccttttttttttctttggcgaGGTAGTGGCCACACTAATTAATTGTTGTAATACttcataaggattttttttcagtttttttttttactttcactTCAGTCTGTGTTCAGAATGTTCCACTTACACTTGGCGCAATGTGCTCAATTGCACTTCTCGCCTTGCTGCTTCGCTCACACTGGTTTTAACATACTTTGCGTACATTCTTGCAAGTACAAGAATCAGCATAACTATCACCATAATCACTAGTGCAGCTGCAATCACTGTATTTTCTGTCGAACTTGAGTTCGCGACTATTTCGTCAGAACTAAaaaatcccatttttttttcactttctaaTCCCACAAAAAGCACAATTTTCAGGATTCCCGTAAAAACTGCGTGAAAAAAGTTCACTTTTCACCCTTCTTTCGATAAAGCGAGCAACCGCACATACAATATTCAATGACGATTTTCACATCGACTGGCCTCACTCGTGGGGTAAATTCACTTGCTGCACTCTCGCTGTGTACCGTTTCGATTGCTGTTGCTTTAATGGGCAACGATCGCCACAATTTGAACCGCACGGATAGCCACGGATTAGAACACTTCCACACGCGTCGCCGAAAAACAACGAACTTTTCTCAGTCCGGTCGCCATCTGGACTTCTTTTCCGTAAGAACAAGTCTACTCTTCTTGGTGGTTAAACATAAAGTCATTTATTTCAGTTTCATTACAAACGTTGAAGGTTcttaaatctagtacttcattaaGCTAATGGTTTTGGTGGGAGAAGTTTAGATACAACCATTTACCGATCGTCCAATCACAGGAAAGTAGAAATGACAAAACAACTACCAATATGTGCGCGCGAACACGGCACTGGTATGTTCTAGCTGTGCGCCGATGGCTTAAGCCAAAGATAGGGAGAAAGAACAGAATTGCAAAGCGCACTGGGAGTTCTATGAAATTTGACGCCATGAGACCGTTTCTAGAATGGTGCAACATGGTATCGATTATTGAGTCGACACTTCAATGCATGGGAATCACAAGTGTTCTATGTGGGTTGCAACACTTGTGTGGTATAGAAATGTTTTAGCAATTAGCTGTGAAATGACATTATCCGTAGAGGATATTGCCTTGAGTGGAAATATGCATATGCGCATCCAACTTATGCATGGGAACGTTTACAGAATGGTCAACTCATGTTTCAAGTGGAAAacagtttctttggaaatgttgAAACTGATAATTTATGGTTTTTgggaaaatatgtttgaaatgttcattttgttaatttatgatattttataaaattggttaCATTACAGTGATCACCATTGTCGATCCTGTCCGGCGCCATTGTGGACGCTACGTTCACCACCGTCTAAGCTATTGATCCCGGTTACAGGCCGCCTTCACCGACGCCATATGAGCCTCCTGCTGTCAGCACGGTGTCCCCCGCATCCGAGAACGTCGATTTCGTCGCAGCCCTGCCATTTTTGACGCCTACGGGCCTCCCATTGTGGCCGCCTTGCACGTGGCCGCCGAAGACATCGCTGTAACGAAACCCCGCCATTACCGGACGCCTGTTGGCACCTTCCCGAGTGCGCGCATTGCTGA includes:
- the LOC109408040 gene encoding uncharacterized protein LOC109408040 encodes the protein MLGPDDLGQVIVLVLRRKLDDKVPGDQQQENAALPDSIIVGASIELMVGVKEARTISASREGRGTRYILRTSSKSILEKLTKITKLTDGTEVEIVHHPTLNTVQGIVYDTDTINKDENLILDYLKPQGVHAVRRIRKRVNGAFKNTPLLVLSFHGTTVPDIVYFGLLRKEVRVYYPSPMICYNCGYYGHSKKICQQPSICLRCAVQHDVPDGEHCVNPPNCLHCKTGHQTTSRDCPKYQEEEKIVRLKVDKSISITEARRLYAEENKRETFATVVQEQIQQQLTAKDLLIATLQQQVATLTKELAALKEALKSFSHSQPPSPHHQQNTTTTQKPSSKASSSTHVQQIQPPQTERLSRKDQSGIPPQQEQRENRKNNRQQCTIMTRSRSNKRHMEFSPTEIAHHQGKRTPAPSNKTSTSIDAESNNGPGTS